Proteins from a single region of Choloepus didactylus isolate mChoDid1 chromosome 10, mChoDid1.pri, whole genome shotgun sequence:
- the RPP25L gene encoding ribonuclease P protein subunit p25-like protein, with amino-acid sequence MEHYRKAGSVELPVTSPMPQLPPDTLEMRVRDGSKIRNLLGLALGQLEGGSTRHVVFSGSGRAAGKAVSCAEIVKRRVPGLHQLTKLLFLQTEDSWVPTSPDTGLDPLTVRRHVPAVWVLLSRDPLDPSEHGYQPPGAPPGLGSTPSSNYGPRPRRRARDTRS; translated from the coding sequence ATGGAGCACTACCGGAAAGCTGGCTCTGTGGAGCTCCCAGTGACTTCCCCAATGCCTCAGCTACCTCCTGATACCCTGGAGATGCGGGTCCGAGATGGCAGCAAAATCCGCAATCTGCTGGGGCTGGCGCTGGGTCAGTTGGAAGGAGGCAGCACCCGGCATGTGGTTTTCTCAGGTTCTGGCCGGGCTGCAGGGAAAGCTGTCAGCTGCGCTGAGATTGTCAAGCGTCGGGTACCAGGCCTGCACCAGCTCACCAAGCTACTCTTCCTGCAGACTGAGGACAGCTGGGTCCCAACCTCACCGGACACAGGCCTAGACCCCCTCACAGTGCGCCGCCATGTGCCTGCGGTGTGGGTACTGCTTAGCCGGGACCCCCTGGACCCCAGTGAGCATGGCTACCAGCCCCCAGGGGCACCCCCTGGCCTGGGCTCCACACCCAGTTCCAACTATGGCCCCCGACCCCGAAGAAGGGCTCGAGACACCCGGTCCTGA